The stretch of DNA CCAGAATGATTACCAGAAATTCAGCAAGTTTGTGTCCTGTCTCTGAACTCCATGTGAAGTCCAACAATGGACTGCAACAGGGAAGTTGCCTTCAGACTTTGGCCAGCAAGCTCCGTACTTACTGACACATACAGGAAGTAAATACTGACACAAGGAACATATTGGTAGCTTGGTGTGGAATTGCAGGCATTTCCTGATAATTTCCAAGCCATTGACTTCCAGTAGAGTAACAAGAGGGTACATGAATGAGGAGCATTGAATGAATGAGTGTGGTGCAATTGCACTGAGGATGcatgaagaataaaataaaagtgaaTAAGATTGGAGAAAGAGGGACAGAAAATGTAAAATTCAGAAATGAATGATTCTTCTTTCATTGATTTACAGgttactgctatttttaagaactcCAAGGAATGCATTGACCAGAAAGTGTATCAAGCTGAAATGGACAATGTTCCAGCTGCATTTGTGGATGgttctgtaaatggtggcttaAGAAATGGGGCAAACAGTCTGGTTATCAAGAAAATGTTGAGTACTGGCCACGTGGAGATCCAAGCGAGTTATATTGGCACGACTCTGATTGTGCGACAGGTGGGTCAGCACCTGAGCATTGCCATCCTcatgccagaggaagtggcaaGTTCACATACAGAGGATCAGGACCTACAGCTCTGCTTAACTGGCTGCCCTTTCATTGAAAGGCTTCCCTGGACTACCCACCACCATAATGCACAAAGGGCCAAAGCCAAATGCAAAGAGGGCCTGTTGGTTGAAGATTACTACTTTGAATGTTGTGTTTTTGATATCCTGGTGACTGGTAATCCCAATATTTCCTTAGCAACATTCAAggctgtggaagatgcaaaaatgTTATACCCAGCCAAGGATTTGCTTCatgtgttcaggaacagctggcCTGGTCGGccgatcccttcctgccttccaCTGTTGGTTTCTGTGCTGTGGGTGCTCTTCTGCAACAATAATTTTTTCTTCTAAATCCTGAGTGTCTAAGCACTTAGTCACTGGATGATGTTGCACAAggaattttagtttggtttagagatacagagcggaaacaggcccttcagcccaccgggtccgcgccgaccagcgatccccgcacattaacactatcctacacacacgagggacaatctttacatttacctttggagtgtgggaggaaaccaaagatcttggcaaaaaccccacgcggtcatgggaagaacatacaaactccgtacagacagcacccatagtcggccttcgaacccgggtctccggcattgcaagcgttgtaaggcagcaactctaccgttgagcaACCATGCCGCCCACTTGCCCGTTCATTGCATTTGACATGAAAGTCATTCAGCCTCTGCTCAGGGATCCTCTGAGTATCTGAAGCTTAACTCATATTTGATTGTAGCTTCAGTTTTTGACTGCCATTACCAACAACGTGGCATAGGTCACAATTTATTGAGTATATGTTTCCAAGTAAACTTAGATCATTATGAACACAGCCATGGTGGTCTAATCAGATTATCTAATATATATTCGCTTTTCATAGAAGTCAAATATCCACTGTGTATAGTTCTGTCAAACAGCTACCCATACATAATCCAATCAAATGTTCACCAAGGCCTGTTTTTAGTTCAAAGACACTATCCTGTACAGTTTTACTTTATACACTATCCTCCCCCAGGACAGACCATCCTGTAGCTTTGAAGGTCGTGTATGTATTCCCCATCAATTTAGTAATCCTGCAAAGATAATGCAATAACCATCCACAACACCTCATGCTTTTAGTTGTTGAATCTTTACGTTTTTCCCTCAGTTAATTGTGTGAAATACAGTAGTAGAAATGTTTGCtggccatttaaaatgtaacaacaaaaaccttctatgactatgactatcttTAAGAAAACTAATCCCAAAGAATGGAATGGTATTACAggctcccactctcccccactctcccctctcacccccatccccccctctcacccctccccccctctcaccccctccccctcccttccccccacttctcctcccttcacaccctccctctcctcctccccttcaccccctctccctctgtctcttacccctctctctgtctctgcccctctttctctttctctgccccttctcttctgccctcactctctaccccccccccccctttctagaagtgcctgcaagttgggggctatacaTCAGTAGATAGGGCCGTTAGGGGGTAAAAGGGTTAATAATATTAATGGAAAATCAAGGGGGTAGGCGTGTGTAGCGTGGGTAGGGGGGggcatagttagtgtgtgtgacgccgcatgctgcCCCCCCTtcccgcaaccgcacgttgggggaaaatacccaatgggtctgcacttggtctagtatctattaaaactctgtgtttgtgtgtgtgtgtgtgtaggtgtatgtcattttgcctttgaaatgtaTTTCTTCGAAAACCAGACACAAATACGCtgcgatttttacatatttcggtggCGATTTAACTTACGATTTCGGAAATCGACCTCCCTAAATttgatcaattatttccccagatttttaataaagttgttcacaaaacgggctgtttttttaaaatcaaaccGTTGCGGCAGCTGTGGCAGCTGTGgatgtcacaatgcccttgcTCGCGGCACCgccccccacccgcccccacaCTCGATTAAAGCTCTCAACGCACAGGCGCACTTTCCACCACCCCACCCTCAGTCATTTTTTCACCTCCCACTGTGCTGACCAAAgatccagagggagtaatggccgccaggGCTACCTTCTCATTGCGTGCCCCGCGCGAcgataacggctgctgccgcccggctctcctccacttcacctccccctggcccggctctgtcacgctggtggaagccacgatcggctggtcACCCCGCTGCTTTTCACCATCCTCACATCGCTCCGTGCATCGCTGGTGGCCCGCAGGCTCACTTGGGAccacaccccccctgccccctccacccccccccccccccccccccgtactcccCGAACTTGGGGACCCTGAAGCGTTCGGGAATCGGATCCTCTGTGGTGACCCGGAGATAACCTCTGAGGCTGGCTCTACCTACCCTCtaactacaaaattcttaagggggtacAGAGAGGAATCGTTCCcgatgaggaagtccaggacaaggggtcacagcgagagaagaacttttttcaccatgaatctctggaactagcTGAGGCCAGCtcactgtggcccttgtggctaagggggtcagggggtatggagagctgaCGGTACGGGATGCTGGGATCGGCTCATATTATGGCGGTGCCCCTGGCCTCCTCCTTCTAattttcttcttccccctcccctcctccccccccctcccttctcccctctttccccctccccccctctctctccccctctctcccccccccccctctctctctctctcccctctccctctccccctccctctctccctctctccccccctctctctctcccctctctctccctgccatCTCTCTCTCGGCCCTATCGCTccaatctctcctctctctcccccctcccctcccctccttctcccctccacccctcccctcccccctcagcccccctctcctctctctctcctcccatctctctctccccaccctccctctcctcctccacttcactccctctctctctctgtgtctcttgcccttctgtctctgccccctctctctgtctctccccattctctctctgctctcactctctacccccctccatctcttaataatattaatataatatcaaggggaggtAGTTAGGATGTGTGTGGGagttgttagtgtgtgtgacgtcgCATGCtgccccccagcccccccacctGCCCACCGCAACCGGGCGTTGGAGCAACAGACCCACTGGTCtctacttggtctagtatatattatgtgtgtgtgtgtatatacaaatTTTTGCCACCTTatgcaccattctcctgtgctgtaagtgcaacaagtttgttccaatcgatggtatattttaaaagttattaaggtttaaaaatctttaaaactgtgCATGCGCAGATTTGTctcctcacctgtcaatcactgccacGGCTAGGACAGTGATACCCCTTCCTGtaccatcgccgcactgattggccacGCCCACTGTCAGACAACGGGGGCGCCCGGCTCGCccagcgaggagaataaagctgaaggagcggagtgagcagagtgtgcAACACTAACGCTCTGCCGGGTGGAGAGCGGGTGGGGCTGCGTCTGCAGGTGCAGACGATCCGGGGCGTTGGCGCTGACGAACCGGGGCCTGAGCGCTGAGGCTGGCTCTGAGgccgagatcctggggaggtgaggagggaggatgggaggagggtgAATAGAGTGGGGAGGATTGAGGGAGATCAGGgagtagggtgggagagggggaaagtgggggagctgaggagggagaatgggggaaggaaggtgaatagagggagaggaggggggaggtatgGAGTGGGGGAGGTATGGAGTGGGGaaatagggggagaggagggcagtggggggagggatagagggaggtgagaagtggtggaggtggggaatagagggataggagggggtagggaggggagaggagttttgagggagtgagtgactgagggtaagggaaaggagggagaggtgagtgaggggaggaggagagagaagagggaggatgaagagaagggggagggagtgctgggagatgaggggaaatgagttgggcaatgggtgagtggtgtaatattgcgATGGGGAACggggtgcgttgggggaccaggcctcccgtgtgacagggacccaatttGGGTCCTACTTAGTCTCGTGACTCTATatagggaaatggaccaaatgtgataaaatgggactagcttagacggggcatcttggtcagtattaaTGAGTCGTGCCAAAGAATCTATTTTCAtgtatgctgtatgactataaatgTGAGGGCAGAAATATTGGCCAGAATATTTTTGAATAATTAATGGCAATGTTTTGCCACACTCTACCCAATTAATAATTAGGAAAAGTTGAAAAGAATTGAGTAACTTGTGCAAGTGATGTGATGGGTAATAAATCATCATGCACTGCCAGGTTTTCTACACTGCTGCAATATCACCACCAAGTTAGTAGGTGCAGAGTTGAACTCTAGGACCATGTTATTGAATGTTTGAATCACTTTCCACCTTGGCATTTGTTAaccatctctatataactaaaagtctttgtcttaTTTGTGCCGACGATATGCCCATGATGTGTCAATCTGCTTtacctatcttcttccaaacgctaggccacagccttctcaTTTTCACATATCCTATTCACATTTTTCCTGTTGTGGCGATAaatatcttcccgtcgcattcccacctataattccaaagttattaatcctttcaattttaaaaacagccccaaaaactcacccatttcggaaaAAAACCCAGAGTGACGTCACAATACACTCACAAGGCAGaatgggacactccgggagggagggaggggcactccaacgCTCCCGGTGAACGAGTTGTGGCGGCGGCTGCCAGCGCACAACACGAGGCTGGTTCTGCTGGAGTGAAGgctgagcccggggcttgggatggggccatgaccggggccgagaaagaagccgccgctggagccaaggaagagcctgggtccagggtcagggtcagggatgAGCACGGAGATGAAttcggggcctggactggagcacaggcggcggccgagctgacggctggagtctacatccagggccgggccgagtacgagaaccaggcccagTTCTAGGCCCTGGCGCTggtctatgacctgggtaggtcctgtggcaaggaatgggagtgaggggagaaggatgagggaaatggggtggggagtgggggtggtagagggggatgggggggggggggtggggggagggagatggggaggggtgggagaagggagatgccccctccctatctaccctcactcccaccctctctacccccaccctctctacccccccacctctccctcccttgccttctctaccctccctccctctatccggttccctctctccctctcccccccccctctctccccctccccctctccctctctgccccccccccccctctctgccccctaccCCCTCTGTACCACACCTTCCTCTCtatggattgaagagggagggcaaAGAGGacgggagtgctgggggatgaggagaaattagccgcgcctgcgcagttggggggctatgcgtgagtggtgcaatattgagttgggggaatgggttgcgttgggggaacgagtgagtggtggaatcttgcgttaggggagcagacccaatgggtctgcacttggtctagttaataataATTGTTCTGTGCTAGCCATAGAAATTGCACAATCTGGATGCAAGTTAAAATGGGTGAACTGTTAAAGGAAGTACATTTTTCACAGGGAAAAATAATGCTTTAAAGGTTAGAACTATATGATACAAATGAAAGGAAACAATGGGAGTACTGATTGAAAAGTTCTTGCAAAAGTTGGTTATTGGGAATAAGTGGACTAGCAAACTGCTGGTAAggaggattaaaaaaaatcaaatttgttttATTGTCAATTGTTACATTATATTTAGTTTTTGCTTGCAGACGGCAACTACAATCATTTTTGAATTTCATGAATAAATGAAGGGAATTTGAACCTTGGGCAGAAGACGTTATACTCTTTTATtcttataaaaattaaaaatctaTCAAAGGCACAAAACTTTGATAGCTATGGCATTGAGTAAGCAGTGTAGTAAAATGCAGCATGACCTGAAATCAGGATTTGCTTGTCAGTGCTTTCCAAAAAGTTGGGCCACCAGTAAACTTGCTATCTTCTCACTCCATATATAGCCTATTACTAGCAAGCATTATCTTCTATGTGGCCATACCTTTGAATTCCTCAAAAAATGCACAGCAGTGTGGTATAATTGGGCAGCATTAATGGCGGGTATTGCAAATTAGGTGGTATTCCCAAAAGGATTTAACAATGGTATAGTTAAGAACCTcaccaaggaaatgcagatatcTGGAGTAACTGCAGCAACAGGACAACTCTGCCGCTTCCTTCATGAGAATCAACAGCCTCTTTCAGTTGCCTCACCGTCACTGATTTGAGCTATGCTTCTGGCAGGTTTTTTTTGCCGATGTCCAGCAAACCGCGTATGGTTTTAATTTCTGAGTGTGTGAAACAACAGCATATCTTTCACTGTTCTTGAATTAACTGTGTTTCCTTGGTTGTATCTGACAATATTTATGAAAGATATAAAAATAGAAATCAGCTAGCTAAAAATAAACAGTATTTATATTATAGCACTCTGTATGAATGTAGCAAAATATTTTGAGATGCTACACTGggcaattaatttaaaatatttcacatCCAGTCATGAATACGGATATTCAGACAGATTATCAACAGCTTGATCTAAGAAGTGGATTGTAATGAGCATTTTAAATTAGGAAAAAAGTACATAGGCACAGTGAATTAGGGGGAATTCCAAAATGTAAGATCTTGGCACCTGAAAGCAGACTTTCAATTGATGGAGAAAATTAAACTCAAGATGTTCAAGTGGACAGATTTAGAGCGATATGATGATCACAGGTGGTTGTTTATCTGCAGGTGGTTGCAATGAAAGGGAGGGGGCAGCCAAAAATAGATTTAAAAACATGAATGATATCCAG from Leucoraja erinacea ecotype New England chromosome 5, Leri_hhj_1, whole genome shotgun sequence encodes:
- the LOC129697200 gene encoding repulsive guidance molecule A-like isoform X1 → MQVNIFLTFQTTALIMTCKYEGFRMCLLTCRFKLMSQCRILRCNSQFVSATSHLDDSLNEDFCIALRSYSWCTQRTAWFCRGDLIYHSAVQGIEDLMIQHNCSKDGKVSLPRPHVPADNQDNLHLPDTCKYEMSFYYKQRQKPTYLYCGIFGNLHIRTFYNDFQTCRVQGAWPVIDNNYLTLQLTNAPIAPHHNISAISKVTAIFKNSKECIDQKVYQAEMDNVPAAFVDGSVNGGLRNGANSLVIKKMLSTGHVEIQASYIGTTLIVRQVGQHLSIAILMPEEVASSHTEDQDLQLCLTGCPFIERLPWTTHHHNAQRAKAKCKEGLLVEDYYFECCVFDILVTGNPNISLATFKAVEDAKMLYPAKDLLHVFRNSWPGRPIPSCLPLLVSVLWVLFCNNNFFF
- the LOC129697200 gene encoding repulsive guidance molecule A-like isoform X2, with the protein product MGSSSLTSQQLQIVLRIILVYQFCNAVMSQCRILRCNSQFVSATSHLDDSLNEDFCIALRSYSWCTQRTAWFCRGDLIYHSAVQGIEDLMIQHNCSKDGKVSLPRPHVPADNQDNLHLPDTCKYEMSFYYKQRQKPTYLYCGIFGNLHIRTFYNDFQTCRVQGAWPVIDNNYLTLQLTNAPIAPHHNISAISKVTAIFKNSKECIDQKVYQAEMDNVPAAFVDGSVNGGLRNGANSLVIKKMLSTGHVEIQASYIGTTLIVRQVGQHLSIAILMPEEVASSHTEDQDLQLCLTGCPFIERLPWTTHHHNAQRAKAKCKEGLLVEDYYFECCVFDILVTGNPNISLATFKAVEDAKMLYPAKDLLHVFRNSWPGRPIPSCLPLLVSVLWVLFCNNNFFF